From one Candidatus Delongbacteria bacterium genomic stretch:
- a CDS encoding 30S ribosomal protein THX — protein sequence MGKGDLRTKRGKINRGTSGKTRQRKKAKKA from the coding sequence ATGGGTAAAGGTGATTTGAGAACTAAAAGAGGTAAAATCAATAGAGGTACCTCAGGCAAAACAAGACAAAGAAAAAAAGCAAAAAAAGCATAA
- the mfd gene encoding transcription-repair coupling factor, protein MSLNKLKDAIYSSNEVKSALSLIKANKGRGLKTNGLRTSFKAFFIDYLVKNGIRVLYLSDNVESCEKLRDDLVVVSENFDGEILLPGENYPYCSADIDDERKGQRLHCLDKIVKNRSDIIISTYRNLFEKHPDKKAFDEAKIILSIGDKINRTELRNKMSDAGFDSVKTVESISEFAIRGSIIDIYPYSSLYPVRIEFFGDEIESIRYFDPSTQKKIKVLETVSIFFRDVNSFKENYGESSLFDLIDNDTLVLLEDCPNVLEKFSLYYKDQIESGFERLTISEKIEPNIKYHNVQSIIDHLQNRTIIYDSISDDALDFKFNIRSQTTFSYELNVLSNMLKNELQSDFSTFITCDNPGQAERFGELFENEIASNSRFKITSSGIHSGFVFKDAKVSVYTDHEIFGRNRRPRIHRKYKKAVPLKQLKNLNTGDYVVHMDHGIGMFGGLEKITVADSVRDVIKIYYKDNDVLYVKLDYIHMVHKYNVSDGITPNLSKLGGKQFAKVKERTKNSIKETARELIKFYALRKEAKGFQYPHDTIWQTEMESAFEFEDTIDQVRATEELKKDMESSVPMDRLVCGDVGFGKTEVAVRAAFKGAVSGKQVAVLAPTTILVYQHFQTFKSRIEKYPVKVDFISRLKSKKEQSETLRNLKEGKIDILIGTHRILSKDVEFKDLGLLVIDEEQRFGVTHKERIKELKVNIDVLTLTATPIPRTLHMSLMGVRDLSLINTPPTNRLSVITEIHPFNESIIFEAIMKEKDRGGQVYFLHNRVETIENVKANLERIAPQVSIVVAHGQMEPKKLENIMLDFLYRKHDVLLATTIIENGVDISNANTIIINNAHMFGLSQLYQLRGRIGRSHRQGYAYFLVPKFSELNDVAKKRLETISEFTDLGSGYQIAMKDLEIRGAGNLLGSEQSGFIENVGFELYTKILEEAVLELKREEFSDVLTDVEEKEDIYRCQVSLRKVTLLPEDYIFENSDRVEIYRKLMGCRNYGDIQAVREEVVDRFGKEPEEVINLFENIYLSINFGKLFCKNLTLLEKNAFNWFFKIQFDTEMLEKVENTEIALLLEEAIENVKNNDLYKIKSEKNGEIIYVYPAETSFNKFEFIKGFMKNLGAENL, encoded by the coding sequence ATGTCACTTAATAAACTAAAGGATGCTATTTATAGCTCAAATGAAGTAAAGTCAGCTTTAAGTTTGATAAAAGCTAATAAAGGTAGAGGTTTAAAAACAAACGGATTGAGAACCTCATTCAAAGCTTTCTTTATAGATTATTTGGTTAAAAATGGAATAAGAGTACTCTATTTAAGTGATAATGTGGAAAGTTGTGAGAAGCTAAGAGATGATTTAGTTGTAGTTTCTGAGAATTTTGACGGAGAGATATTACTTCCTGGTGAAAATTATCCCTATTGTAGTGCTGATATAGATGATGAAAGAAAAGGACAAAGGCTTCACTGTTTAGATAAAATAGTTAAAAACAGATCCGATATTATTATTTCTACCTATAGAAATCTATTTGAAAAACATCCTGATAAGAAAGCATTTGATGAAGCAAAAATAATTTTATCAATTGGTGACAAGATTAACAGAACAGAGTTAAGAAACAAAATGAGTGATGCTGGGTTTGATAGTGTTAAAACTGTTGAATCAATAAGCGAATTTGCAATTCGAGGTAGTATTATTGATATATATCCTTATTCATCTTTGTATCCAGTTCGAATTGAATTTTTTGGAGATGAGATTGAATCAATAAGATATTTTGATCCTTCCACACAGAAAAAAATAAAAGTTTTAGAAACTGTATCAATCTTTTTTAGAGATGTAAATAGCTTTAAAGAAAATTATGGAGAATCATCGCTATTTGATTTGATCGATAACGATACTTTGGTTTTATTAGAGGATTGCCCAAATGTTTTAGAGAAGTTTTCATTATATTATAAAGATCAAATTGAAAGTGGATTTGAAAGGTTGACAATTTCTGAAAAGATAGAACCTAATATTAAATATCATAATGTGCAGAGCATAATCGATCACTTGCAAAATAGAACAATTATCTACGACAGTATCTCTGATGACGCATTAGATTTTAAGTTTAATATAAGATCTCAAACTACATTTTCATACGAATTAAATGTCTTATCAAATATGCTGAAAAATGAATTACAGTCAGATTTTAGTACCTTTATTACATGTGATAATCCTGGTCAAGCTGAGAGATTTGGTGAATTATTTGAAAATGAAATAGCTTCAAACTCTAGGTTTAAGATAACATCAAGTGGAATTCATAGTGGTTTTGTTTTTAAGGATGCGAAAGTTTCTGTTTATACGGATCACGAAATTTTTGGAAGAAACAGAAGACCTCGAATTCATAGAAAGTATAAAAAAGCTGTTCCGTTAAAGCAGTTAAAAAACTTGAACACAGGTGATTATGTAGTTCATATGGATCATGGAATTGGCATGTTCGGGGGGTTAGAGAAAATTACAGTAGCCGACTCGGTTAGGGATGTAATTAAAATTTATTACAAAGATAACGATGTGCTGTATGTTAAACTAGACTATATACATATGGTTCACAAATATAATGTTTCCGATGGGATCACACCAAATCTTTCAAAACTAGGAGGCAAACAGTTTGCTAAGGTGAAAGAGAGAACAAAAAATTCTATCAAAGAGACTGCAAGAGAATTGATAAAATTCTATGCTCTTCGAAAAGAAGCTAAAGGATTCCAATATCCACATGATACAATTTGGCAAACAGAGATGGAGTCTGCATTTGAATTTGAGGATACGATTGATCAGGTTAGAGCAACTGAGGAGTTGAAAAAAGATATGGAATCCTCAGTCCCAATGGATAGATTGGTATGCGGTGATGTTGGATTTGGAAAAACAGAGGTAGCGGTTAGGGCAGCATTCAAAGGTGCTGTTTCTGGTAAGCAAGTTGCTGTTTTAGCTCCAACGACTATCCTAGTATATCAACATTTTCAAACCTTTAAATCGAGAATTGAAAAATATCCAGTAAAAGTAGATTTTATATCTAGACTAAAATCAAAGAAAGAGCAATCTGAAACTTTAAGAAATTTAAAAGAAGGAAAAATTGATATCCTAATTGGAACACATAGAATTTTATCAAAAGATGTTGAATTCAAAGATTTAGGATTGTTGGTAATAGATGAAGAACAAAGATTTGGAGTTACACATAAGGAGAGAATTAAAGAGCTAAAAGTAAACATTGACGTATTGACCCTTACTGCAACTCCTATCCCAAGAACTTTACATATGTCTCTGATGGGAGTTAGAGATTTAAGTTTGATAAATACTCCACCAACAAATAGACTGTCGGTAATTACCGAGATCCATCCTTTTAATGAGAGTATTATTTTTGAAGCTATAATGAAAGAAAAAGATAGAGGAGGGCAGGTTTATTTTCTTCATAATAGAGTTGAAACTATTGAAAATGTAAAAGCCAATCTGGAACGTATCGCCCCTCAAGTATCTATTGTTGTAGCTCATGGACAAATGGAGCCAAAAAAGTTGGAAAATATTATGTTAGATTTTCTTTATAGAAAACATGATGTATTGCTTGCAACTACTATAATTGAAAATGGCGTAGATATTTCAAACGCAAATACAATTATTATCAATAATGCACATATGTTTGGACTGTCACAATTGTATCAGTTGAGAGGAAGGATTGGTAGATCTCATAGACAAGGATATGCATATTTTTTAGTGCCAAAATTCAGTGAATTAAATGATGTAGCGAAAAAACGATTAGAAACAATAAGTGAATTTACTGACTTAGGATCTGGCTATCAGATCGCAATGAAAGATTTAGAGATAAGAGGTGCTGGGAATCTGTTAGGAAGTGAGCAAAGTGGATTTATAGAGAATGTTGGTTTTGAACTATATACTAAAATACTTGAAGAAGCTGTGTTAGAATTAAAACGTGAAGAATTCAGTGATGTTTTAACAGATGTGGAAGAAAAAGAAGACATATATCGATGTCAAGTAAGTTTGAGAAAAGTTACATTGTTGCCAGAAGATTATATATTTGAAAACTCTGACAGAGTAGAAATATACAGAAAATTAATGGGTTGTAGAAATTATGGAGATATTCAAGCCGTTCGTGAAGAAGTTGTGGATAGATTTGGTAAGGAACCTGAGGAAGTAATTAATCTGTTTGAAAATATTTATCTAAGTATCAATTTTGGTAAACTTTTTTGTAAAAATCTCACATTATTAGAAAAAAATGCATTCAATTGGTTTTTTAAGATTCAGTTTGATACAGAAATGCTTGAAAAAGTTGAAAATACAGAAATAGCATTATTGCTAGAGGAAGCAATCGAAAATGTAAAGAATAATGACTTATATAAAATAAAATCAGAAAAAAATGGTGAAATTATTTATGTTTACCCTGCAGAAACATCATTTAACAAATTTGAATTCATTAAAGGTTTCATGAAAAATTTAGGGGCAGAAAATTTATAA
- a CDS encoding T9SS type A sorting domain-containing protein, translated as MKKVVLLLITVLSFGLMGASASFDPQSYSNNDGVTANTVRLYVSPDIEFTTIAASFTPTNGSVFTFGSGTDDILQPNSYFTTDISGNDLTWYDVDYLDNFYCDIEFITDASSIDVNVSFSEEDENYNFSLLYQSGAVPELKIYSAGVLQNTPSWNAGKVVMNTTSEDWMSFSVKNDGNADANISSVYFTGSGFNFVTGQELVAGVLAQNASQTFRIEFAPLSNVLYSGSLVINYDGAKASTVINLSGNGIETLSAGVVQVGNQYVTADKTLPVDPSINYSISQTIYPYSELGLVNGKQISSLFYQYNGLGIWSNLDVDVYISTTSDLTFSDTNWKVLPVDPVFSGNINPTIGDEWISFELPTPYLITSTDNIVVTVIEKSSNAALNGGAFWSSNYADRTLFASSATIVNIGSLPSAAIKSYSPNTRFYFTDAPINPTFSVSNIIWNYGYIQTSTTSAKQFTITNTGGDGLVVNSISVVDNTVDNEFVQGAGCGTGLAQSLLAAGTYNFTVNYSPLNNGNDTGARVKVDYNDGVDKTEYISLSGFGYPGVGSGDNTTNAISVVSSLVSGSASLINSNVPYANDYLIQTGAVGNDVVYNLTLTDAFKVDLSLLNSNFDTVLGVFNDSNPSSSNFLYRNDDYAGSKALQSALYDLALTAGTYYIVVDGKNSSGNSQLDVSLELNPIGAPTPSNGDTGIATDVTLQWGASSSADGYLVSLWYNNGVDDVYLLTDADTPTNSISTGTTLMNNVTYYWIVKNYNNTHGTIMECTNCPTWSFSTEDVQVDNQSVSILEGWNIVSSYINPAENNMKNVFNSISSEILIVKDGEGNVFSPTLQSTTSMVWNVVDGYKVKASSNQNLVLSGSKVLPAITDIDLVGGWSMKSYLKTLASPVEIEMASILADLYMVKSSSGDVYVPQWNVNYIGNLLPGQGYKFNMQNPATLNYTADSKSMVKTEIIKHTTPSYFNDVKKAENNMIVIFTKESITNLELGDEIAAYIDGNLVGSTVVENNNVAMAIWGDVNGSQIVMKVYDSSSDKVYELSNVTFIQGDLTYMVDELSVVDGFEMLTGVNESLPTVTKLYQNYPNPFNPETSIRFDLAETSNVKLIVYNSVGQEVVTLVNGVKEAGRYNVMWNIANVKNHSVSSGIYYYLLMTDKYNSVNKMILMK; from the coding sequence ATGAAGAAAGTTGTTTTGCTTCTGATTACTGTGCTAAGTTTTGGATTGATGGGGGCGAGTGCTTCTTTTGATCCTCAATCGTATTCGAATAATGATGGTGTTACAGCAAATACTGTTCGTTTGTATGTTTCTCCTGATATTGAATTTACCACAATCGCTGCTAGTTTTACCCCCACGAATGGCAGTGTTTTTACTTTTGGTTCAGGTACTGATGATATCCTACAGCCTAATAGTTATTTTACTACAGATATCTCTGGAAATGATCTAACATGGTATGATGTAGATTATCTTGACAATTTTTATTGTGATATCGAATTCATTACGGATGCTAGTTCTATTGATGTAAATGTGTCTTTTAGCGAAGAAGATGAAAATTATAATTTTTCATTATTGTACCAATCTGGAGCTGTGCCAGAGTTGAAAATCTATTCAGCAGGAGTTTTACAGAATACTCCTTCTTGGAATGCTGGAAAAGTTGTTATGAACACTACTTCAGAGGATTGGATGAGTTTTTCAGTAAAGAATGATGGTAATGCAGACGCTAACATTTCTAGTGTTTATTTCACTGGTTCTGGATTCAATTTTGTAACTGGTCAGGAATTAGTAGCTGGAGTTCTTGCTCAAAATGCTTCACAAACTTTCAGAATTGAGTTTGCTCCTCTAAGTAATGTTTTATATTCGGGGTCTTTAGTCATAAATTATGATGGAGCAAAAGCTTCTACTGTGATTAATTTGTCAGGAAATGGAATAGAAACTCTTTCGGCTGGTGTTGTACAGGTTGGTAATCAATATGTTACAGCAGATAAGACACTTCCAGTTGATCCATCAATAAATTATTCTATTTCACAAACCATATATCCATATAGTGAACTAGGTTTGGTAAATGGAAAGCAAATCTCTTCTTTGTTTTATCAGTATAATGGTTTGGGTATTTGGTCTAATCTTGATGTTGATGTTTATATCTCAACAACTTCTGATTTAACTTTTTCTGACACGAATTGGAAGGTTTTACCAGTTGATCCTGTTTTTAGCGGGAATATAAATCCAACAATTGGAGATGAGTGGATTTCATTTGAGCTTCCTACTCCGTATTTAATCACATCAACTGATAATATTGTTGTAACCGTAATAGAGAAAAGTTCGAATGCGGCTTTAAATGGTGGAGCTTTTTGGTCTTCTAATTATGCGGATAGGACGTTATTTGCAAGTTCGGCGACAATCGTCAACATAGGTTCTTTGCCTTCAGCTGCTATAAAGTCATATTCACCAAATACCAGATTCTATTTTACTGACGCTCCGATAAACCCAACTTTTAGTGTGTCTAATATAATTTGGAACTATGGCTATATCCAAACAAGTACAACATCTGCTAAACAGTTTACTATCACAAATACAGGTGGCGATGGTTTGGTTGTTAATAGTATTTCTGTAGTAGATAATACTGTAGATAATGAATTTGTTCAAGGTGCTGGATGTGGAACAGGTTTAGCTCAATCACTTTTAGCTGCAGGGACATATAATTTTACAGTTAATTATTCACCTTTGAATAATGGAAATGACACTGGAGCAAGAGTTAAAGTTGATTATAATGATGGTGTTGATAAAACTGAATATATTTCTCTTAGTGGTTTTGGTTATCCTGGTGTTGGAAGTGGTGATAACACAACAAATGCAATTTCTGTAGTAAGCTCACTAGTTTCTGGCTCTGCTAGTTTAATAAATTCTAATGTTCCGTATGCAAATGATTATTTAATCCAAACTGGTGCAGTTGGAAATGATGTTGTATATAATTTAACATTAACTGATGCATTTAAAGTTGATTTGTCTTTGTTAAATTCTAATTTTGATACTGTACTAGGTGTTTTTAATGATTCAAATCCTTCTAGCTCAAATTTTCTTTATAGGAATGATGATTATGCTGGAAGTAAAGCGTTACAATCTGCATTATACGATCTAGCTCTGACAGCTGGAACTTATTATATTGTTGTTGATGGAAAAAATAGTTCAGGAAATTCTCAGCTTGATGTTTCTTTAGAGTTAAATCCAATTGGAGCCCCAACTCCTTCTAATGGTGATACTGGAATAGCTACAGATGTTACACTTCAATGGGGAGCTTCTTCCTCTGCTGATGGTTATCTTGTAAGCTTATGGTATAATAATGGAGTTGATGATGTTTATTTATTAACTGATGCTGATACGCCTACGAATAGTATTTCAACAGGAACAACCTTGATGAACAATGTGACGTATTATTGGATTGTTAAGAATTATAACAATACTCATGGAACAATTATGGAGTGTACTAATTGTCCTACATGGTCGTTTTCTACTGAGGATGTACAAGTTGATAATCAATCCGTATCAATTTTAGAAGGTTGGAATATTGTCTCTTCATATATTAATCCAGCTGAAAATAATATGAAAAATGTTTTCAATAGTATCAGCTCTGAAATTTTAATTGTCAAAGATGGTGAAGGAAATGTTTTCAGTCCTACTCTTCAATCTACTACTAGTATGGTATGGAATGTTGTTGATGGTTATAAGGTAAAAGCATCAAGTAATCAAAATCTTGTTCTTTCAGGCTCAAAAGTTTTACCTGCAATTACAGATATTGATTTAGTTGGTGGCTGGTCTATGAAATCATACTTAAAAACTTTAGCTAGTCCAGTTGAAATAGAGATGGCTTCAATCTTAGCTGATCTTTATATGGTAAAGTCTAGTTCAGGGGATGTTTATGTTCCACAGTGGAACGTGAATTATATTGGTAATTTACTTCCTGGTCAAGGATACAAGTTTAATATGCAAAACCCAGCTACTTTAAATTACACTGCAGATTCAAAGTCTATGGTTAAGACTGAGATTATTAAACATACTACTCCTTCTTATTTTAATGATGTGAAAAAAGCAGAAAATAATATGATTGTCATCTTCACAAAGGAGTCTATTACTAATCTAGAGCTTGGTGATGAAATCGCTGCATATATTGACGGTAATTTAGTTGGTTCTACAGTTGTTGAAAACAATAATGTTGCTATGGCAATTTGGGGAGATGTTAATGGATCTCAAATTGTTATGAAAGTTTATGACTCCTCTAGTGATAAAGTTTATGAGTTGTCAAATGTGACATTTATACAAGGTGATTTGACTTATATGGTTGATGAGCTAAGTGTCGTAGATGGATTTGAAATGTTAACAGGTGTTAATGAGTCTCTTCCAACTGTTACTAAATTATATCAAAATTATCCAAATCCTTTTAATCCTGAGACTTCTATAAGGTTTGATCTAGCAGAGACTAGCAATGTAAAATTAATAGTTTACAATTCTGTAGGACAAGAGGTTGTTACTTTAGTAAATGGAGTAAAAGAAGCTGGTAGATATAATGTTATGTGGAATATCGCTAATGTGAAAAATCATAGTGTAAGTTCTGGAATTTATTATTATCTTCTTATGACCGATAAATATAACTCGGTAAATAAGATGATTTTGATGAAATAG
- a CDS encoding GntR family transcriptional regulator produces the protein MVQIGRINNLKIESLHDSGLYLDGENFGKILLPNADSPESFNLDDYIDVFIYFDSEDRIIATTKKPFLMVDQIGYLQVKEITSIGAFLDWGLLKDLFLPYKEQIGDLKENELYPVIVYFDDKSNRIAASMKIEKRLKNKELSLNSGDQVFLEIYRETDLGFEAIVNNNQFGLIYKNEVFTKLKPSMKTIGYVKKVRDDGKLDLTLYRAVHEMKDINVSIILEKLNENKGFLPLNDKSDPEKIYKMLGLSKKVFKATVGMMYKSRMIIFENDGIKLIS, from the coding sequence ATGGTACAGATAGGAAGAATAAATAATCTTAAGATAGAATCTTTGCATGATTCAGGTCTTTATCTTGACGGTGAAAATTTTGGAAAAATTCTTCTACCCAATGCTGATTCTCCCGAGAGTTTCAATCTAGATGATTATATTGATGTTTTCATTTATTTTGACTCTGAAGACCGAATAATAGCTACTACAAAAAAACCATTTTTAATGGTTGATCAAATTGGATATCTCCAAGTAAAAGAGATCACTTCAATTGGTGCATTTCTCGATTGGGGACTACTTAAAGATCTTTTTCTCCCTTATAAAGAGCAAATCGGAGATTTAAAAGAAAATGAGCTATACCCTGTGATTGTCTATTTCGATGATAAGAGTAATAGAATTGCAGCCTCAATGAAGATTGAGAAAAGGTTAAAAAATAAAGAATTATCACTGAACTCCGGAGACCAAGTTTTTTTGGAAATTTATAGAGAAACTGATCTTGGTTTTGAAGCAATTGTTAATAATAACCAGTTCGGGTTAATATACAAAAATGAAGTTTTTACAAAACTTAAGCCTTCTATGAAAACAATTGGTTATGTAAAAAAAGTTAGAGATGATGGAAAGCTGGATCTGACTTTATATAGAGCAGTTCATGAAATGAAGGACATCAATGTTTCAATTATTTTAGAAAAATTAAACGAAAACAAAGGGTTCTTACCATTAAATGACAAATCTGATCCAGAAAAAATTTACAAAATGCTTGGATTAAGTAAAAAAGTGTTCAAAGCTACTGTTGGAATGATGTATAAATCCAGAATGATAATTTTTGAAAATGACGGAATTAAATTGATAAGCTAA